In Amyelois transitella isolate CPQ chromosome 28, ilAmyTran1.1, whole genome shotgun sequence, the following are encoded in one genomic region:
- the LOC132903677 gene encoding histone H1B-like → MADTAVASEAPAPATPAKKQPKASAAAGGVKKAKAKPTHPKTSEMVNSAIKELKERSGSSLQAIKKYIAAQYKVDAEKLAPFIRKYLKSAVESGALIQTKGKGASGSFKLESKSSSSKKPAGGAAGTKRSASAAGAKSKKGSAASASASKAKKAASAGGGASSSPSKAAGGKAASSAATAKDKKAAAAAKKKPAAAKKAATAAPARAKAAAAPKAKKTAKPPTKKPKAPKPKKAATTPKKPAAKKAAASKK, encoded by the coding sequence atgGCAGACACAGCTGTAGCTTCCGAGGCACCGGCACCGGCTACGCCGGCGAAGAAGCAGCCTAAGGCGTCTGCCGCGGCGGGCGGTGTCAAGAAGGCGAAAGCCAAACCGACCCACCCGAAGACATCGGAGATGGTCAACAGCGCCATCAAGGAGTTGAAGGAGAGGAGCGGATCGTCCCTGCAGGCCATTAAGAAATACATAGCGGCCCAATACAAAGTCGACGCCGAGAAATTGGCACCGTTCATAAGGAAATATTTGAAGAGCGCCGTCGAATCCGGAGCACTGATCCAGACCAAGGGCAAAGGTGCGTCGGGATCGTTCAAATTGGAATCCAAATCGTCATCGTCCAAGAAACCGGCCGGCGGTGCGGCGGGCACCAAGAGGTCCGCGTCCGCGGCCGGCGCCAAATCGAAGAAGGGATCCGCCGCGTCCGCGTCCGCCTCCAAGGCGAAGAAGGCCGCCTCCGCCGGCGGCGGTGCGTCTTCGTCGCCGTCGAAGGCTGCCGGCGGCAAGGCGGCCTCGTCCGCCGCCACCGCTAAGGACAAGAAGGCTGCGGCCGCGGCCAAGAAGAAGCCAGCGGCGGCCAAGAAGGCCGCGACGGCCGCGCCCGCGAGGGCCAAGGCCGCTGCCGCGCCGAAGGCGAAGAAAACTGCCAAACCCCCTACGAAGAAACCGAAAGCGCCCAAGCCGAAGAAGGCCGCCACAACACCCAAGAAGCCCGCAGCAAAGAAAGCGGCCGCGTCAAAGAAGTAA
- the LOC106139561 gene encoding histone H2A produces the protein MSGRGKGGKVKGKAKSRSNRAGLQFPVGRIHRLLRKGNYAERVGAGAPVYLAAVMEYLAAEVLELAGNAARDNKKTRIIPRHLQLAIRNDEELNKLLSGVTIAQGGVLPNIQAVLLPKKTEKKA, from the coding sequence ATGTCTGGACGCGGTAAAGGTGGAAAAGTGAAGGGGAAGGCAAAGTCGCGTTCCAATCGTGCCGGTCTCCAGTTTCCCGTGGGCCGTATTCACAGGCTGCTACGCAAGGGCAACTACGCCGAACGCGTCGGTGCCGGCGCTCCGGTTTACCTCGCCGCCGTGATGGAATACCTGGCCGCCGAAGTGCTCGAGTTGGCCGGCAACGCCGCCAGAGACAACAAGAAGACCAGGATCATACCTAGACATCTTCAATTGGCCATCCGCAATGACGAAGAATTGAACAAACTGCTCTCCGGTGTGACCATCGCTCAGGGCGGTGTACTGCCCAACATCCAGGCGGTGCTTTTGCCCAAGAAGACCGAGAAGAAGGCGTAA
- the LOC132903683 gene encoding histone H2B translates to MPPKTSGKAAKKSGKAQKNISKTDKKKKKHKRKESYAIYIYKVLKQVHPDTGISSKAMSIMNSFVNDIFERIAAEASRLAHYNKRSTITSREVQTSVRLLLPGELAKHAVSEGTKAVTKYTSSK, encoded by the coding sequence atgccGCCCAAGACCAGTGGCAAGGCCGCCAAGAAATCTGGCAAAGCCCAGAAGAACATCTCCAAGACTgacaaaaagaagaagaagcacAAGAGGAAGGAGAGCTACGCCATCTACATTTACAAAGTGCTGAAGCAGGTGCACCCGGACACCGGTATATCCAGCAAGGCGATGTCCATCATGAACTCGTTCGTGAACGACATCTTCGAGCGAATCGCCGCCGAGGCTTCCCGCCTGGCCCACTACAACAAGAGGTCAACGATCACATCGAGGGAGGTGCAGACTTCCGTGAGGCTTCTCCTGCCCGGTGAGCTCGCCAAGCACGCCGTCAGTGAAGGCACCAAGGCGGTCACCAAGTACACCAGCTCCAAGTAG
- the LOC132903686 gene encoding histone H3, translating to MARTKQTARKSTGGKAPRKQLATKAARKSAPATGGVKKPHRYRPGTVALREIRRYQKSTELLIRKLPFQRLVREIAQDFKTDLRFQSSAVMALQEASEAYLVGLFEDTNLCAIHAKRVTIMPKDIQLARRIRGERA from the coding sequence ATGGCTCGTACTAAGCAGACGGCCCGTAAATCGACCGGAGGTAAAGCTCCGCGTAAACAGCTCGCCACAAAGGCGGCTCGTAAGAGCGCGCCCGCAACCGGCGGTGTCAAGAAGCCGCATCGCTACAGGCCCGGAACAGTTGCACTCCGTGAGATCCGTCGTTACCAGAAGAGTACCGAGCTTCTGATCCGCAAGTTGCCGTTCCAGCGTCTCGTACGTGAAATCGCTCAGGACTTCAAGACCGATCTCAGATTCCAGAGTTCGGCAGTGATGGCTCTCCAGGAAGCGAGCGAGGCGTATCTGGTGGGCCTCTTCGAGGACACCAACCTGTGCGCCATTCACGCGAAACGCGTCACCATCATGCCCAAGGACATCCAGTTGGCGCGCAGGATCAGAGGAGAACGCGCTTAA
- the LOC132903543 gene encoding histone H3, with the protein MARTKQTARKSTGGKAPRKQLATKAARKSAPATGGVKKPHRYRPGTVALREIRRYQKSTELLIRKLPFQRLVREIAQDFKTDLRFQSSAVMALQEASEAYLVGLFEDTNLCAIHAKRVTIMPKDIQLARRIRGERA; encoded by the coding sequence ATGGCTCGTACTAAGCAGACGGCCCGTAAATCGACCGGAGGTAAAGCTCCGCGTAAACAGCTCGCCACTAAGGCGGCTCGTAAGAGCGCGCCCGCAACCGGCGGTGTCAAGAAGCCGCATCGCTACAGGCCCGGAACAGTTGCACTCCGTGAGATCCGTCGTTACCAGAAGAGTACTGAGCTTCTGATCCGCAAGTTGCCGTTCCAGCGTCTCGTACGTGAAATCGCTCAGGACTTCAAGACCGATCTCAGATTCCAGAGTTCGGCAGTGATGGCTCTCCAGGAAGCGAGCGAGGCGTATCTGGTGGGCCTCTTCGAGGACACCAACCTGTGCGCCATTCACGCGAAACGCGTCACCATCATGCCCAAGGACATCCAGTTGGCGCGCAGGATCAGAGGAGAACGCGCTTAA